In a genomic window of Weissella tructae:
- a CDS encoding SDR family NAD(P)-dependent oxidoreductase, translating to MGKKKVIVITGASSGMGKASAELFVKKGWQVYAGARRTDKMKELGYMGVRVLPLDVSKTESNQKFIETVLQEQGRIDILINNAGYGQYGAVEYTDMKQVRQQFEVNVFGAIELSKLVLPAMREQGFGRIINISSIGGDVYMPLGAFYHATKAALQQFSDSLDLEVSQFGIRSVVVQPGGTQSEWSKIAMENARKDLPEDSPYQKLIDSVSTILVNNEGKTTSADLAKVFYKAATDAKAKRRYLNSTSDKMIVWASRTMPNVYKKVMQSMLDNNMHNKKQIREGVRDE from the coding sequence ATGGGGAAGAAAAAAGTTATTGTTATTACAGGTGCATCATCTGGTATGGGAAAAGCCAGTGCTGAATTATTTGTAAAAAAAGGATGGCAAGTTTATGCAGGGGCACGTCGTACCGATAAGATGAAAGAATTAGGGTACATGGGAGTTAGAGTGTTACCTTTGGACGTGTCAAAAACAGAAAGTAACCAAAAATTTATTGAGACCGTTTTACAAGAACAAGGACGTATCGATATATTGATTAATAATGCTGGATATGGACAATATGGCGCAGTGGAATATACAGATATGAAACAAGTGCGCCAACAATTTGAAGTTAATGTCTTTGGGGCAATTGAACTATCAAAACTTGTTTTGCCAGCAATGCGAGAACAAGGATTTGGGCGCATCATTAATATTTCGTCAATTGGTGGGGACGTGTATATGCCATTAGGTGCTTTTTATCACGCCACAAAGGCAGCGTTGCAACAATTTTCAGATTCATTGGATCTAGAAGTTAGTCAATTTGGTATACGATCTGTTGTTGTGCAACCAGGTGGCACTCAATCAGAATGGTCAAAAATTGCGATGGAAAATGCGCGAAAAGATTTACCTGAAGATTCACCCTACCAAAAACTAATAGACAGTGTTTCAACTATCTTAGTAAACAATGAAGGCAAAACAACTAGCGCTGATTTAGCGAAAGTATTTTATAAAGCTGCTACTGATGCAAAAGCTAAACGTCGATATTTAAATTCAACGTCGGATAAAATGATTGTATGGGCCAGTCGAACAATGCCGAATGTCTATAAGAAGGTCATGCAATCAATGTTAGATAATAATATGCATAACAAAAAACAAATAAGAGAAGGTGTCCGTGATGAGTAA
- a CDS encoding VOC family protein — protein sequence MSNMGFSMVNHIGITVSDLDKSVEFYEALSGNKVSNRDSIGGKRMAQVQGLKEVDIKYANLRLGNINMDILQYVEPTASKANYSNEQISAMHMCFEVEDLEAAMGRLKELGIEPEGEPIYFDEEDGLKSGFGTGVVYFKDPDGTNLELIEPKGPFTRG from the coding sequence ATGAGTAACATGGGATTTTCTATGGTAAACCACATCGGAATCACGGTAAGTGATTTGGATAAGTCAGTTGAATTTTATGAAGCTTTGTCAGGGAACAAAGTTTCTAACCGTGATTCAATTGGTGGAAAGCGTATGGCACAAGTTCAAGGACTTAAGGAAGTTGATATTAAGTATGCTAACTTGCGCTTAGGAAATATCAACATGGATATTTTACAATACGTTGAACCAACAGCCTCAAAGGCAAACTATTCTAATGAACAAATTAGTGCTATGCACATGTGTTTTGAAGTCGAAGACCTAGAAGCTGCAATGGGACGCTTGAAGGAATTAGGAATTGAACCTGAAGGAGAACCTATCTACTTCGATGAAGAAGATGGGTTGAAGTCAGGATTTGGTACTGGAGTTGTTTATTTCAAGGATCCTGATGGAACTAACTTGGAATTGATCGAACCTAAGGGACCTTTCACACGTGGATAG
- a CDS encoding aldo/keto reductase gives MINSLQDTITLNNDVEMPGLGLGVFQIPDEDTAEVVASSIENGYRLIDTAQIYGNEAGVGEGIKLGLAKTGLNREDLFITSKVWNFGMSKEDAIASVEASLEKLQLDYVDLFLIHWPGDKQYKDAWLGLEELYAAGKIKAIGVSNFQPHHLEDLLSYAKVVPVLNQVELHPKLSQRDLQAFGAEHGIKTQAWSPLMQGQILDNEVIGELAAKYNKTPAQIVLRWDIQRDVMLVVKSVKTSRLLSNADVFDFELSADDMEMLYNLNEDLRVGPHPDVFNV, from the coding sequence ATGATTAACTCTTTACAAGATACAATTACACTAAATAATGATGTTGAAATGCCAGGTTTGGGATTGGGTGTTTTCCAAATTCCAGACGAAGATACAGCAGAAGTTGTGGCTTCAAGTATTGAAAATGGTTACCGTCTAATTGATACAGCTCAAATTTATGGTAACGAAGCTGGTGTTGGTGAAGGAATTAAGCTTGGTTTAGCTAAGACAGGTTTGAACCGAGAAGATTTGTTTATTACATCTAAGGTTTGGAACTTTGGTATGAGCAAGGAAGATGCGATTGCATCAGTTGAAGCAAGTTTGGAAAAGCTACAACTGGATTACGTTGACTTGTTCTTGATTCACTGGCCTGGAGACAAGCAATACAAGGATGCATGGTTGGGCTTGGAAGAACTATACGCTGCCGGAAAGATCAAGGCAATTGGTGTAAGTAACTTCCAACCACATCACCTAGAAGACCTATTGTCATATGCTAAGGTTGTGCCAGTACTTAACCAAGTTGAATTGCACCCTAAGTTGTCACAACGTGATCTACAAGCATTTGGTGCTGAACATGGTATTAAGACCCAAGCATGGTCACCTTTGATGCAAGGGCAAATTCTAGATAATGAAGTTATTGGTGAACTTGCAGCAAAGTATAACAAGACACCAGCTCAAATTGTATTACGTTGGGATATTCAACGTGATGTAATGTTGGTTGTTAAGTCTGTTAAGACATCACGTTTGTTGAGTAATGCTGATGTATTTGACTTTGAATTGTCTGCAGATGATATGGAAATGTTGTATAATTTGAATGAGGATCTACGTGTTGGACCTCACCCAGATGTATTTAATGTCTAA
- a CDS encoding winged helix-turn-helix transcriptional regulator → MSDEKIYQIGVEATMEAIGGKWKPIILCNLRHGELRTSELKRQIPGISQKMLTQQLRELEAADIVDRHVYNQVPPKVEYSLSDYGMTLSAVLDNLCTWGEQHIKTMKSQGHAVALKTK, encoded by the coding sequence ATGTCTGATGAAAAAATTTATCAAATTGGTGTTGAAGCCACTATGGAAGCCATTGGTGGAAAGTGGAAGCCTATTATCTTATGCAATCTGCGTCATGGAGAACTCCGTACCAGTGAACTAAAACGTCAAATCCCCGGTATTAGTCAAAAAATGTTGACCCAACAACTACGTGAACTTGAAGCTGCAGATATTGTCGATCGTCATGTATACAATCAAGTACCGCCTAAAGTTGAATATTCACTAAGTGACTATGGTATGACATTAAGCGCTGTACTAGACAATCTATGTACATGGGGAGAACAACACATCAAAACAATGAAGTCCCAAGGACATGCCGTCGCACTTAAAACAAAATAA
- a CDS encoding methylated-DNA--[protein]-cysteine S-methyltransferase, with translation MNKWIYHSPMGDLIMVSNDTHLVGLWFSDQKYVGGSLTLDSIKVQLSDINERVVQWLDLYFAGNKPDPRIIPVDPQVTNFRKIVLGELSNTPYGTIRTYQSLYEGINVESNKKIGSARAVGGAVGHNPISIIIPCHRVVGSDGSLTGYAGGLERKKRLLQLEGVQI, from the coding sequence ATGAATAAGTGGATATACCACTCTCCTATGGGAGATTTAATTATGGTCAGTAATGATACACATTTAGTAGGACTATGGTTTAGTGATCAAAAATATGTGGGTGGTAGTTTAACGTTAGATAGCATCAAAGTACAGCTCTCAGATATTAATGAACGCGTCGTACAATGGTTAGATTTGTATTTCGCTGGAAATAAACCAGACCCCCGCATAATTCCAGTTGATCCACAGGTAACTAACTTTAGAAAAATTGTTCTGGGGGAATTGAGTAATACGCCATATGGAACGATTAGAACATATCAATCCTTATATGAAGGAATTAATGTGGAATCAAATAAAAAGATTGGGTCCGCAAGAGCAGTGGGTGGAGCGGTAGGACATAACCCAATTTCTATTATCATTCCGTGTCATCGTGTTGTGGGAAGTGATGGGTCATTAACTGGCTATGCTGGCGGATTAGAGCGTAAAAAGAGGTTACTTCAATTAGAGGGCGTGCAGATATAG
- a CDS encoding TVP38/TMEM64 family protein — MTDKELTNEETPQNLAEALEKTERNKYFQWFIQGVSYAGIIFTIWACWQLYKMGAFTDSEVMINLVKGYGIWAPIIFVFIQIIQVVIPIIPGGVTLAAGVMIFGPWWGFVYNYVGIVVGSFILFWLGRKYGMKLVEAFVSQKVMDKYMTKLDTKGWRTTFAVMILLPVAPDDALVLLTSLTRMTWREFFWIIVLCKPATVAAYSFGMMYGMEWLTKLLG, encoded by the coding sequence ATGACAGATAAAGAATTAACGAACGAAGAAACACCACAAAATTTAGCGGAGGCTTTGGAAAAAACAGAGCGTAATAAGTATTTCCAATGGTTTATCCAAGGAGTTTCATACGCAGGAATCATCTTTACAATTTGGGCTTGTTGGCAATTGTATAAGATGGGCGCATTTACTGATTCTGAAGTTATGATTAACTTGGTTAAGGGATACGGTATTTGGGCACCGATCATTTTTGTCTTTATTCAAATTATTCAAGTTGTTATTCCGATTATTCCTGGAGGGGTAACGTTAGCTGCTGGGGTTATGATTTTTGGCCCTTGGTGGGGATTCGTTTATAACTACGTTGGAATTGTTGTTGGTTCATTTATCTTGTTCTGGTTGGGACGTAAGTATGGAATGAAGTTAGTTGAAGCTTTTGTCAGTCAAAAAGTCATGGATAAGTACATGACTAAGTTGGATACAAAAGGATGGCGAACAACATTTGCTGTGATGATTTTGTTACCAGTCGCACCTGATGATGCTTTAGTATTGCTAACAAGTTTGACACGTATGACTTGGCGTGAATTCTTCTGGATCATCGTGCTATGTAAGCCTGCAACAGTTGCGGCTTATAGTTTCGGGATGATGTACGGAATGGAATGGTTGACAAAATTGTTGGGTTAA
- a CDS encoding viroplasmin family protein has translation MKTYAIVGNQYEGLYTKPWSEVQKMTQTKPAPKYKGFTSRAEAQAWFDAQNSGSRSYETAYDGAFKADSKRYYIFTDGGSEIPETLAVGMLKQRIKLPGQLQSMRVAI, from the coding sequence ATGAAAACATATGCAATCGTCGGCAATCAATATGAAGGTCTTTATACAAAACCCTGGTCAGAAGTACAAAAAATGACCCAGACAAAACCAGCACCGAAATATAAAGGATTTACATCAAGAGCCGAAGCTCAAGCTTGGTTTGATGCCCAAAATTCTGGATCACGTTCATACGAAACGGCATATGATGGTGCTTTTAAAGCAGATTCAAAACGTTACTATATCTTCACGGATGGCGGTAGCGAAATACCGGAAACGTTAGCGGTGGGCATGTTAAAGCAACGGATAAAGCTGCCTGGGCAATTGCAATCTATGCGGGTAGCGATCTAA
- a CDS encoding ribonuclease H family protein → MFSDAKGYFGRTNNEMEMLALINALLQAAKTDAPVTIVSDSKYVLDSVTNWMYNWQSNGWKKAGGEIANLKGWQQIFDLVQPLENRLDFIWVKGHATSNGNVLVDRLLNEAMDAL, encoded by the coding sequence GTGTTTTCAGATGCTAAAGGATATTTCGGCCGTACTAATAATGAAATGGAAATGTTAGCGCTCATTAACGCATTACTACAAGCAGCTAAGACAGATGCGCCTGTTACAATTGTCAGCGACTCTAAATACGTGTTAGATTCTGTCACAAATTGGATGTATAACTGGCAAAGTAATGGTTGGAAAAAAGCAGGTGGCGAAATTGCCAACCTGAAAGGTTGGCAACAAATTTTTGACTTAGTGCAACCTCTTGAAAATCGTTTAGATTTTATTTGGGTTAAAGGACATGCGACAAGTAACGGAAACGTACTTGTCGACCGATTGCTAAACGAAGCAATGGATGCATTATAA
- a CDS encoding TrkH family potassium uptake protein — translation MHKLFDRLTPPQILTAGFLAIIFVGAGLLSLPIAQNPGVSVSFIDALFTAVSATAITGLTVVNTSETWSFFGQVVLLIMIEVGALGFMTFAVLVLTLTRQRLDLKARLLMREALNLRNLGDVKSMLTFVFSLSFIIQIIGAILLMFAFIPRFGIGQGIYFSIAHAISAFGNAGFTFFKEPITIFQNSPYVLFVWMFLITAGSLGFLVWRDLLSLKRGGRLSLHTRMALTTSSWLIVGGFTVFLFTEKLMHNLSGLSLWERVSDTLFLAVVPRTAGLEVIPLSSLSVGGLFIIMVLMFIGGTPGSTSGGIKTTTLGILWLQSVAALRGQEQVNFGNRRISQKTIVKALMLAVISTAFVMFVSLLLCMTETIPKGFGLEYITFEVISAFSTTGFSLGLTPNLSVIGKIIIMFVMFIGRVGLYTVMFSVLNIREKPSHYQYPTEEIIIG, via the coding sequence ATGCATAAGTTATTTGATAGATTAACCCCGCCTCAAATATTAACCGCAGGATTTTTAGCGATTATATTTGTAGGTGCTGGATTACTAAGTTTGCCGATTGCGCAAAATCCGGGTGTGAGTGTCTCTTTTATAGATGCGCTATTTACGGCGGTGTCCGCTACAGCGATTACTGGTCTGACTGTGGTAAACACATCGGAGACGTGGTCATTTTTTGGCCAAGTTGTTTTGTTAATTATGATTGAAGTAGGTGCGCTAGGATTTATGACATTTGCGGTGTTGGTTCTAACACTGACAAGACAAAGGTTAGATCTTAAAGCACGATTGTTGATGCGAGAAGCATTAAATTTGCGTAATTTAGGTGACGTAAAGAGTATGCTGACCTTTGTTTTCTCGTTATCATTTATTATTCAGATTATTGGTGCCATATTATTAATGTTTGCGTTTATTCCGAGATTTGGAATTGGGCAAGGAATCTATTTTAGTATTGCCCATGCGATTTCAGCATTTGGAAATGCAGGATTTACCTTCTTTAAGGAACCAATTACGATATTCCAAAATTCACCGTATGTACTCTTTGTATGGATGTTTTTGATTACTGCCGGATCACTAGGGTTCTTGGTATGGCGAGACTTATTATCTTTGAAACGTGGTGGACGATTGAGTCTGCATACGCGTATGGCGCTAACAACATCAAGCTGGTTAATTGTAGGAGGATTTACTGTCTTCCTATTTACAGAAAAGTTAATGCATAACTTATCAGGGCTAAGTTTATGGGAGCGTGTATCTGATACATTGTTCCTAGCGGTCGTCCCACGTACTGCTGGGCTAGAAGTTATTCCGCTATCGTCGTTATCAGTTGGTGGTTTGTTTATCATTATGGTATTGATGTTCATTGGTGGAACGCCAGGGTCAACATCAGGTGGTATCAAAACGACGACTCTAGGGATTTTATGGTTGCAATCCGTTGCGGCCTTACGAGGGCAAGAACAGGTTAATTTTGGTAACCGTCGAATCAGTCAGAAAACGATTGTTAAAGCATTGATGTTAGCGGTGATTTCAACAGCCTTTGTTATGTTTGTGTCGTTATTATTATGTATGACAGAGACGATTCCTAAAGGGTTTGGATTAGAGTATATTACTTTTGAAGTCATTTCGGCGTTTTCTACTACTGGATTCTCGCTAGGATTAACGCCTAATTTAAGTGTTATTGGTAAAATTATTATTATGTTCGTGATGTTTATTGGTCGTGTTGGGTTGTACACAGTGATGTTCTCTGTTTTGAATATCCGTGAAAAGCCATCGCATTATCAATATCCAACCGAAGAAATTATTATTGGTTAA
- the rlmH gene encoding 23S rRNA (pseudouridine(1915)-N(3))-methyltransferase RlmH: MNVKIICVGKLKEKYLKDGIAEYAKRLQKFAKFEIIEVPDEKAPEQLSQAEMDKIMQKEGERILSKIKDREYVFALAIKGKERSSEELAQEIEKLTVSGNSDLTFIIGGSLGLDPAVLKRSNTQISFGRFTLPHQLMRLVLTEQIYRAFMINQGSPYHK; the protein is encoded by the coding sequence ATGAACGTTAAAATCATCTGTGTTGGTAAGCTAAAGGAAAAATATTTAAAAGACGGTATTGCTGAATATGCCAAGCGTCTACAAAAATTTGCGAAATTCGAAATCATCGAAGTACCTGATGAAAAAGCGCCTGAGCAATTATCCCAAGCTGAGATGGATAAAATTATGCAAAAAGAAGGTGAACGCATCCTTAGTAAGATTAAGGATCGTGAATATGTCTTTGCATTAGCCATTAAAGGAAAAGAACGCAGCAGTGAAGAATTAGCCCAAGAAATTGAAAAATTAACGGTCTCTGGAAATTCTGATTTAACATTTATTATTGGTGGATCACTCGGATTGGATCCTGCCGTTCTAAAGCGTTCAAATACACAAATTAGTTTTGGTCGTTTCACCCTGCCTCATCAATTAATGCGTTTGGTCCTAACTGAACAAATTTATCGTGCATTTATGATTAATCAAGGGTCCCCTTACCATAAGTAA
- a CDS encoding amino acid permease translates to MTENKENTELERGLSSRHLQMIAIGGAIGTGLFLGSGEAIKTAGPALVLAYAITGFFTYLMMRAVGELLMSNTQLRSFIDFVRLYLGERWEFVIGWAYWLSWASLAMANLTATGIYLRYWFPQLPQWLAPLLVVILLIGVNLINVRWFGELESGFASVKVFAIIGLIVAGLWMIATGFNTNGTTASFANLIDHGGFFAMGGWGFLLAFPMVIFAFTGIEMVGLMAGETANPKKDLPKAIKSVPKRISFFYVGSLAVIMAIYPWNQLDASQSPFVQVFAGLGIGFAADLVNFVVLTSAMSAANSAIFSTSRTLYVLAKNKQAPRALAKLSKQNVPVNGMLVSVAAFLFGVLLNYFYPTRVFVMITGVATISFIFVWILILLAHIQYKRSADAPVSDFKMPLFPLSSYATILFYIAVLVTLLFNETTQISVVAAIIYFSCMAVGYSIWRRKKEM, encoded by the coding sequence ATGACTGAGAACAAAGAAAATACAGAACTCGAACGAGGACTGTCGTCACGCCATTTGCAAATGATAGCAATTGGTGGAGCAATCGGAACAGGATTGTTTTTAGGATCAGGAGAAGCGATTAAAACCGCAGGTCCAGCCTTAGTATTAGCCTACGCTATTACAGGATTCTTCACGTATCTTATGATGCGCGCAGTTGGAGAACTGCTAATGTCCAATACGCAATTGCGATCATTTATTGATTTTGTTCGTCTATATTTAGGTGAACGATGGGAATTCGTGATTGGATGGGCCTATTGGCTGAGTTGGGCAAGTTTAGCGATGGCCAATTTAACCGCTACAGGAATTTATTTACGTTATTGGTTTCCGCAGCTACCGCAATGGTTAGCACCGTTGTTAGTTGTGATTCTACTTATTGGGGTTAACTTAATCAATGTTCGTTGGTTTGGAGAACTGGAAAGTGGATTTGCTAGTGTAAAGGTTTTTGCCATTATTGGGTTAATTGTTGCAGGGCTATGGATGATTGCAACTGGATTTAACACTAATGGGACAACTGCTAGTTTTGCCAATTTGATTGATCATGGTGGATTCTTCGCTATGGGTGGATGGGGATTCTTACTAGCGTTCCCAATGGTTATCTTTGCGTTTACGGGAATTGAAATGGTTGGTTTAATGGCTGGTGAAACAGCTAACCCAAAGAAGGATTTGCCTAAGGCAATTAAATCAGTACCTAAGCGTATCAGTTTCTTCTATGTTGGATCTTTAGCAGTTATTATGGCTATCTATCCATGGAACCAACTGGATGCTAGTCAATCGCCATTCGTCCAGGTGTTTGCAGGATTAGGAATTGGATTTGCAGCGGACTTAGTTAATTTCGTTGTTTTGACATCAGCTATGTCAGCCGCCAATTCAGCGATTTTCTCAACATCACGTACACTATATGTTTTGGCTAAGAACAAGCAAGCACCTCGTGCGTTAGCGAAATTGTCTAAGCAAAATGTACCAGTTAATGGAATGTTAGTATCTGTGGCTGCGTTCTTGTTTGGGGTATTGCTAAACTACTTCTACCCAACACGAGTATTCGTTATGATTACTGGGGTAGCCACGATTAGTTTCATCTTCGTATGGATCCTAATTTTATTAGCACATATTCAATACAAGCGTTCAGCGGATGCGCCAGTATCTGATTTCAAGATGCCGCTATTCCCGTTATCAAGTTACGCAACAATCTTGTTCTATATTGCCGTGTTAGTAACGTTGTTATTTAATGAAACAACACAAATTTCAGTCGTAGCTGCAATTATTTACTTTAGTTGCATGGCTGTTGGTTACAGCATTTGGCGTCGTAAGAAAGAAATGTAA